Proteins encoded together in one Pseudomonas sp. TCU-HL1 window:
- a CDS encoding aminotransferase class I/II-fold pyridoxal phosphate-dependent enzyme, producing MAYVTPSHQFPMGAVLPIARRLELLRWASRHRAWIIEDDYGGEFRYGQRPIDALQSMDADARVIYVGTFSKALSPQLRLGYLVLPHELVHLFREAKRMTDRHSARWEQNVLASLIESGTYERHVRRLRRENERRRRALLEAVGQHLAGYERPAGPILGYAGLTTQEIHEGIRILAVVIRDLIGDPGARVG from the coding sequence ATGGCCTATGTGACGCCGTCACACCAGTTTCCCATGGGCGCGGTGCTTCCCATCGCACGCCGCCTGGAACTGCTGAGGTGGGCGAGTCGACATCGCGCGTGGATCATCGAGGATGATTACGGCGGCGAGTTTCGTTATGGCCAGCGCCCCATCGACGCACTGCAATCCATGGACGCGGATGCTCGCGTCATTTATGTCGGAACTTTCTCTAAGGCACTCTCACCGCAGCTCAGACTGGGGTATCTGGTTCTTCCGCACGAGTTGGTTCACCTGTTCCGGGAAGCCAAACGGATGACGGATCGTCACTCGGCACGCTGGGAGCAAAATGTGCTCGCCTCGTTGATCGAAAGTGGTACCTATGAGCGCCACGTTCGCCGCCTGCGCCGGGAGAACGAACGGCGGCGAAGAGCGCTGCTGGAAGCCGTTGGACAGCATCTGGCGGGGTACGAGCGACCCGCAGGGCCTATTTTGGGCTATGCAGGTCTGACGACACAGGAGATTCATGAAGGGATTCGTATTCTCGCCGTAGTGATTCGGGACCTTATTGGTGATCCTGGAGCTAGGGTCGGATAA
- a CDS encoding DUF692 family multinuclear iron-containing protein yields the protein MAYQRFGALPTLLERDFNFPPLAELLGEVQQIRVRQQAAIAWPEVRRA from the coding sequence CTGGCCTACCAGCGCTTCGGTGCGCTGCCGACCCTGCTGGAGCGTGACTTCAACTTCCCGCCCCTGGCGGAACTGCTGGGCGAGGTCCAGCAGATCCGCGTGCGGCAGCAGGCTGCCATTGCCTGGCCGGAGGTGCGCCGTGCATGA
- a CDS encoding DNA-binding domain-containing protein, whose product MHEVLHDQLMSMARYVRDPQHNRPPPGIEAQRLAVYRQLFFGNVESLLSGGFPVLRTSLGPKKWQAVIETFYADYRCQTPLFTEISGEFVDYLAEGGGDALDLPPWVVELAHYEWVETALLLSDTREPAHDPEGNLPEGVPLLSNLAWPLAYQWPVSEIGPKYMPHEAPEQPTLVLARRGADLKVHFSLLAPLAHALLASLQERSCSGREHLEGLAKVIGMDGASILPQGLALLENLRVQGVVLGTRA is encoded by the coding sequence GTGCATGAAGTCCTGCATGACCAGCTGATGAGTATGGCCCGCTATGTGCGCGACCCGCAGCACAACCGGCCGCCTCCCGGTATCGAGGCACAGCGCCTGGCGGTGTACCGGCAGCTGTTCTTCGGCAATGTGGAGTCGCTGCTGTCCGGTGGCTTCCCGGTGCTTCGCACCAGCCTCGGGCCGAAGAAATGGCAGGCGGTGATCGAGACTTTCTACGCCGACTACCGCTGCCAGACGCCTTTGTTCACCGAGATTTCCGGGGAATTCGTCGACTATCTGGCAGAAGGAGGGGGCGATGCCCTGGACCTGCCGCCGTGGGTTGTGGAGCTGGCCCATTACGAGTGGGTGGAGACCGCGCTGCTGCTGAGTGATACGCGCGAGCCGGCCCACGACCCCGAGGGCAATCTGCCCGAGGGAGTTCCACTGTTATCGAACCTGGCCTGGCCGCTGGCCTACCAGTGGCCGGTGAGCGAAATCGGCCCCAAATACATGCCGCATGAGGCTCCGGAGCAACCGACCCTGGTGCTGGCGCGGCGCGGAGCGGACCTGAAGGTGCATTTCTCGCTCCTGGCGCCCCTGGCCCATGCGCTTCTCGCTTCATTGCAGGAGCGGAGCTGCTCCGGCCGCGAGCACCTGGAAGGGCTGGCGAAAGTCATCGGTATGGATGGCGCCTCCATCCTGCCGCAAGGTCTGGCCCTGCTGGAGAACCTGCGCGTGCAGGGCGTGGTGCTCGGCACCCGCGCCTGA
- a CDS encoding Ohr family peroxiredoxin, with amino-acid sequence MAVPSSITLYSLRRFFDDGNTGKTIYTAQTRATGGRDGRGTSADGELNVRLSPPGSGWPGSNPEQLLGVGWSACFIGALRRAGQNFAIRLPEDAAVAAEVSLGTTDGGAGFALSARLIVELPGLAAEEKARLVASAAAESSRRVAGTASPEAP; translated from the coding sequence ATGGCGGTTCCCTCCAGCATAACTCTCTACTCCCTGAGGAGATTCTTCGATGACGGCAATACTGGAAAAACCATCTATACCGCCCAGACCCGGGCCACCGGTGGCCGCGACGGCCGGGGCACATCCGCTGACGGCGAGTTGAATGTGCGCCTCAGCCCGCCCGGCTCCGGGTGGCCGGGCAGCAATCCCGAGCAGCTCCTGGGCGTTGGCTGGTCGGCCTGCTTCATCGGTGCACTGCGTCGCGCTGGGCAGAACTTCGCGATCCGCCTGCCGGAGGATGCGGCAGTGGCCGCAGAGGTTTCGCTGGGCACCACTGACGGCGGTGCCGGCTTCGCCCTGTCCGCCAGGTTGATCGTGGAGCTGCCGGGGCTTGCGGCCGAGGAAAAGGCTCGGCTGGTGGCATCCGCCGCGGCGGAGAGTTCGCGCAGGGTGGCGGGAACCGCATCGCCGGAGGCGCCGTAG
- a CDS encoding DUF2798 domain-containing protein — protein sequence MRKISYRYRQHTAAFIQSAITCAVATAIASPMHLPIAPLLSYWVDSWLLSWLTMAPVVLLATPWIKRMTSIFVQDDLP from the coding sequence ATGCGCAAGATCTCTTACCGCTATCGCCAGCACACAGCGGCTTTCATCCAATCGGCAATTACCTGCGCCGTAGCCACGGCCATTGCCAGCCCGATGCACCTGCCGATCGCCCCGCTGCTGTCGTACTGGGTCGATAGCTGGTTGCTGTCCTGGCTCACCATGGCACCCGTCGTACTTCTGGCCACGCCCTGGATCAAGCGTATGACATCCATTTTCGTGCAGGACGATCTGCCATGA
- a CDS encoding cysteine hydrolase family protein gives MSHEPRPIAPQYTDPAEPALPDPGMQLDLAKAALVVIDPQIDFLSPEGVSWSVFGKSIIEHDTVKHIGQLFAAAKDAGITVAVSPHYYYPCDHEWKFGGPLEMVMHGICMFDRKGPLTLEGFENSGADFMPEYKPYILDGKTIIASPHKVYGPETNDLALQLRKHGVSQIILAGMAANLCVESHLREFLEQGFEVAVVRDATAGPTAPEGDGYLAALINYRFIANALWTTAETLERLKGN, from the coding sequence ATGAGCCACGAGCCACGTCCCATCGCCCCTCAATACACCGACCCCGCAGAGCCCGCCCTGCCCGATCCAGGCATGCAGCTCGACCTCGCCAAGGCCGCGCTGGTGGTCATCGATCCGCAAATCGACTTCCTTAGCCCTGAAGGTGTGAGCTGGAGCGTATTCGGCAAGAGCATCATCGAACACGATACGGTCAAGCACATCGGCCAGCTCTTCGCCGCTGCCAAGGATGCGGGAATCACCGTTGCCGTGTCCCCTCATTACTACTACCCCTGTGACCACGAGTGGAAATTCGGCGGCCCGCTGGAAATGGTCATGCACGGCATCTGCATGTTCGATCGCAAGGGCCCGCTGACCCTCGAAGGGTTCGAGAACTCAGGCGCCGATTTCATGCCCGAGTACAAGCCATACATCCTCGACGGCAAGACCATCATCGCCTCGCCGCATAAGGTCTACGGCCCGGAAACCAACGATCTGGCGCTGCAACTGCGCAAGCACGGTGTATCGCAGATCATCCTCGCCGGTATGGCGGCGAACCTGTGCGTGGAATCACACCTGCGCGAGTTTCTGGAACAGGGCTTCGAAGTAGCCGTGGTGCGTGATGCGACCGCGGGACCGACTGCGCCGGAAGGCGATGGATATCTGGCGGCGCTGATCAACTACCGCTTCATCGCCAACGCGCTGTGGACCACCGCGGAAACCCTCGAGCGCCTCAAAGGCAACTAA
- a CDS encoding helix-turn-helix transcriptional regulator encodes MDVLSEFFDRTNLQGRLFFSGPVDGTLVLDKPPGMAFIHVIQRGGIDMVQPGVPNISINEPALLFCPSSCRYQLRSSSEQPAELICASFQFGRNSPGPFHLGLQETLVFPLDTLEHLAPAIGSLVSEFHGQAAGRSKALNLLFEYLFVLLVRRAVGDGRISSGLLFALQDGRLATVLSRIHEAPEVPWTVDGLARLANMSRSRFSAYFAEIMGSSPMGYVTHWRMKVAQDLLRDGVQIKVIASSVGYSSQASFSRVFANVVGCPPAEWIKRASRNEPPVITARVCR; translated from the coding sequence ATGGATGTCCTTTCAGAATTCTTCGACCGAACCAACCTGCAAGGCAGATTGTTCTTCTCTGGCCCAGTAGACGGGACACTGGTGCTGGATAAGCCGCCAGGCATGGCGTTCATCCATGTCATTCAGCGGGGAGGCATCGATATGGTTCAGCCCGGAGTGCCGAATATCTCGATCAACGAGCCGGCGCTGCTGTTCTGTCCGAGCAGTTGCCGTTACCAATTGCGGTCCAGCTCGGAGCAGCCGGCGGAACTGATCTGCGCCTCGTTTCAGTTCGGCCGGAACTCCCCAGGGCCGTTCCACCTAGGGCTGCAGGAAACGCTGGTGTTTCCGCTGGACACGCTGGAACACCTGGCGCCGGCGATCGGGTCGCTGGTGTCCGAGTTTCATGGGCAGGCCGCGGGTCGCTCGAAGGCCTTGAACCTGCTGTTCGAATACCTATTCGTGCTGCTGGTCAGGCGTGCGGTGGGTGACGGGAGGATCTCCAGCGGTTTGCTGTTCGCGCTGCAGGATGGACGTCTGGCGACGGTGCTCAGCCGAATCCATGAAGCACCAGAAGTGCCCTGGACTGTCGATGGGCTGGCGCGACTGGCGAACATGTCCAGGTCCAGGTTTTCGGCTTACTTCGCCGAAATCATGGGCAGCTCCCCGATGGGTTACGTCACCCACTGGCGGATGAAGGTCGCCCAGGACCTTTTGCGTGACGGCGTGCAGATCAAGGTGATCGCTTCATCGGTCGGATACAGCTCCCAGGCGTCTTTCTCCAGGGTTTTCGCCAATGTGGTGGGTTGTCCGCCCGCCGAGTGGATCAAGCGAGCTTCCCGCAACGAGCCACCCGTCATCACCGCCAGGGTGTGCCGCTGA
- a CDS encoding LysR family transcriptional regulator, giving the protein MNFDERLFRTIDLNTLVTFMGVYRELGVSRAARKLNVTQPAGE; this is encoded by the coding sequence ATGAACTTCGATGAGCGGCTGTTCCGCACCATTGACCTGAATACGCTCGTGACCTTCATGGGCGTCTATCGAGAATTGGGCGTATCGCGCGCGGCGCGCAAGCTGAATGTAACTCAGCCGGCTGGTGAGTAA
- a CDS encoding DHA2 family efflux MFS transporter permease subunit: MVATLTEAIASTVLSLGRSDIIGDTYATPDEFAWLDIRYTTLKLIGFMTAPWLMKRFYPRNVVIGSTLVMGLACTIAAITARLDLLVALRVIQGFVGGTLLVGGQVIIFRSYPRSLQPSLQALFAMGSVVAPATLAPALQGWLIDSQSWTWIFFSVVPFALAATGLLLIADSSMPAKIRHRSFDWIGFALLSATLLCFTYVLSQGSRWDWFEAPRILWLTVIGAAALLAFLGQQVLVKGPGLLDFTLFKSSDFSFAFIVSFVAGAALFGSAYLIPAFALSVLAFTPTDAGQLLLPGGAFFIGALLISAYLMQVRRVPPFATVPFGILMIMVAMWMLSGSTSESGTDDMMAAILLRGLGLGFLFLSITLIAFSNLNRRNLACGIGLFNSGRQLGGLMGVAGLQTLIDHNLLANVVVLGANVTPGGAAVIERLTTTTAMLTVKGMDAAAASRAATSLLGRVVTGQSTVIAFDTAFIAVALLFVFAAPMLVGIKIGLLRYAKVRAARTGCVKQPTPTSTGSDSPSDAATRPVLPTDLCPMGLSPCPSMP; encoded by the coding sequence GTGGTTGCCACGCTGACGGAAGCGATCGCCAGCACCGTTCTGTCGCTCGGGCGCAGCGACATCATCGGCGATACCTACGCAACGCCTGATGAATTTGCCTGGTTGGATATTCGCTATACCACGCTCAAGCTGATCGGGTTCATGACCGCCCCTTGGCTGATGAAGCGCTTCTATCCGCGTAACGTGGTAATCGGCTCAACCCTGGTCATGGGCCTGGCGTGCACCATTGCAGCCATCACCGCTCGGCTGGACCTGCTGGTTGCGCTTCGTGTTATCCAGGGTTTCGTCGGCGGCACCCTGCTGGTCGGGGGCCAGGTGATCATATTTCGATCCTATCCGCGATCCCTCCAACCCAGCCTTCAAGCTCTGTTTGCCATGGGTTCCGTTGTCGCGCCCGCAACCCTCGCCCCGGCCCTTCAAGGGTGGTTGATCGATAGCCAATCCTGGACATGGATCTTCTTCAGCGTTGTTCCGTTTGCCTTGGCGGCTACCGGACTTTTGCTGATCGCAGACAGCTCGATGCCCGCCAAGATCCGGCACCGCTCGTTTGACTGGATCGGCTTTGCGCTGCTCTCTGCCACCCTGCTCTGTTTCACCTACGTACTCAGCCAAGGCAGCCGATGGGACTGGTTCGAGGCGCCTCGCATCCTGTGGCTGACCGTGATTGGCGCAGCCGCCCTGCTGGCATTTCTCGGCCAACAAGTTTTGGTCAAAGGCCCGGGTCTGCTCGACTTCACCCTGTTCAAATCGAGCGATTTTTCCTTCGCCTTTATCGTAAGCTTTGTCGCCGGCGCCGCCTTGTTCGGCAGCGCGTACCTGATTCCAGCGTTCGCGCTGTCGGTCCTTGCGTTCACGCCTACCGATGCCGGTCAGCTCCTGTTGCCCGGTGGCGCATTTTTTATTGGCGCGCTCCTCATTTCTGCCTATCTCATGCAGGTGCGCCGCGTTCCGCCGTTCGCCACCGTGCCCTTCGGCATCCTGATGATCATGGTGGCGATGTGGATGCTGTCCGGTTCGACCAGCGAAAGCGGCACGGACGACATGATGGCAGCCATCCTGTTGCGCGGCTTGGGCCTTGGCTTCCTGTTTCTATCGATCACGCTGATCGCTTTCAGCAACCTCAACAGGCGAAACCTCGCCTGCGGAATAGGTCTCTTCAATTCGGGTCGCCAGCTGGGTGGCCTTATGGGGGTCGCAGGACTCCAGACCCTGATCGACCATAACCTCCTCGCCAATGTCGTGGTCCTCGGCGCTAACGTCACCCCAGGAGGGGCCGCGGTCATCGAACGGCTGACAACCACGACAGCCATGCTGACGGTGAAAGGGATGGATGCAGCGGCCGCTAGCCGGGCAGCGACGAGCCTTCTAGGTCGGGTCGTGACAGGTCAGTCCACTGTGATTGCCTTCGACACGGCGTTCATCGCAGTTGCCCTGCTTTTTGTATTCGCCGCCCCGATGCTAGTCGGCATCAAGATCGGGCTCTTGCGATACGCGAAAGTGCGCGCTGCGCGAACCGGTTGCGTGAAACAGCCCACGCCAACCAGCACTGGATCGGATTCTCCCTCTGATGCTGCCACTCGACCGGTGCTCCCCACCGACCTCTGTCCCATGGGGTTATCGCCATGTCCATCAATGCCGTGA
- a CDS encoding HlyD family secretion protein, which yields MNSLQDKAAIATDASAEIAVAVARRSNRKMVGILLCVSAVVVVAAGWAVAFSSGTTSTDNAYVRGDVTSLAAKVGGYVTALEVKDNQSVRAGDVLFRIDDQDYRAHLAQAEASIKAAQARLTNVDAETQLQRALIRQAEAQRRSAGAGMNLATKTHDRSRKLIVSHAVSQALVDETGAARSKAEATVSAASATVEAEQQRIAVLVAQREAAVAAVAQVQAARDLAQIDLESTVVRAPVDGVVGNRQVRVGRFVTPGVALLDISPVNDVWVVANFKETQLEHIHPGQRVRITIDGYSNDALEGVVDSFAPGSGSAFSLLPTDNATGNFVRVVQRVPVKIRLAHNPLPGRIVPGLSARVEVAHGGDHERGCHRHAQQRQRYGRCPTDYGHRGCHADGSDRQHRSVARAQRHHRRYLRNA from the coding sequence ATGAACTCGCTCCAGGACAAGGCCGCTATTGCCACCGACGCAAGCGCCGAGATTGCTGTCGCAGTGGCGCGGCGAAGCAACAGAAAGATGGTCGGCATACTGCTGTGCGTCAGCGCCGTGGTGGTTGTGGCAGCCGGATGGGCCGTGGCGTTTTCGAGCGGCACAACCTCGACCGACAACGCTTATGTTCGTGGCGACGTCACCTCGCTCGCCGCCAAGGTGGGCGGCTATGTCACTGCGCTAGAGGTCAAGGACAACCAGAGCGTCCGGGCGGGTGACGTACTGTTCCGCATCGACGATCAGGACTATCGCGCACACCTTGCGCAAGCCGAGGCCAGTATCAAAGCTGCCCAGGCGCGCCTGACCAACGTCGATGCCGAGACCCAGCTCCAGCGAGCCCTGATCCGGCAGGCAGAAGCCCAGCGACGTTCAGCCGGGGCCGGGATGAACCTGGCGACCAAGACCCACGACCGCAGCCGCAAACTTATCGTCAGCCACGCGGTCAGCCAGGCCCTGGTGGATGAAACCGGCGCGGCACGATCAAAAGCCGAGGCGACGGTATCAGCCGCTTCGGCAACGGTGGAGGCGGAGCAGCAACGCATCGCCGTGCTGGTGGCCCAGCGCGAAGCTGCCGTGGCCGCCGTGGCGCAGGTACAGGCCGCGCGCGACCTGGCCCAGATCGATCTGGAGAGCACCGTGGTACGCGCGCCGGTTGATGGCGTTGTCGGTAACCGCCAGGTCCGCGTCGGCCGATTCGTTACGCCGGGCGTTGCCTTGCTCGATATCTCGCCGGTCAATGATGTGTGGGTCGTGGCGAATTTCAAGGAAACCCAGCTCGAGCATATCCACCCTGGTCAGCGCGTGCGCATCACGATCGACGGCTACTCCAACGACGCACTTGAAGGCGTGGTCGACAGCTTTGCTCCGGGTAGCGGGTCGGCGTTCAGCTTGCTCCCCACCGACAATGCGACCGGCAACTTCGTTCGTGTCGTGCAGCGCGTTCCGGTAAAGATCCGGCTTGCCCACAATCCGTTGCCGGGTCGCATCGTGCCTGGCCTGTCCGCCCGCGTAGAGGTTGCGCATGGGGGGGATCATGAACGCGGCTGCCACCGCCACGCCCAGCAACGCCAGCGCTACGGCCGGTGTCCTACTGATTACGGGCATCGTGGTTGCCACGCTGACGGAAGCGATCGCCAGCACCGTTCTGTCGCTCGGGCGCAGCGACATCATCGGCGATACCTACGCAACGCCTGA
- a CDS encoding cupin domain-containing protein, translated as MFTRILLAAAFAALSIATASAGNPVPGKVTVVFDHPLPNVPGKSMKGVLVEYAPGAASPSHTHPKSAFIYATVLEGAVRSRVNGGPEKVYKAGENFIEEPGSFHAVSANASDTESARLQAVFVLDSNEKELVTPAKK; from the coding sequence ATGTTTACTCGAATTCTTTTGGCCGCTGCCTTCGCAGCGCTGTCGATCGCCACAGCGTCGGCCGGCAACCCGGTTCCAGGCAAGGTGACGGTGGTATTCGATCACCCCCTGCCGAACGTGCCCGGCAAGAGCATGAAAGGCGTGCTGGTCGAGTACGCGCCGGGCGCCGCGTCGCCGTCCCACACCCATCCGAAGTCGGCCTTCATCTATGCAACGGTCCTTGAGGGCGCGGTGCGCAGCCGCGTCAATGGCGGGCCGGAAAAGGTCTACAAGGCCGGCGAAAATTTCATTGAGGAACCCGGCTCTTTTCACGCGGTAAGCGCCAATGCCAGCGATACGGAATCTGCACGCCTGCAGGCCGTTTTCGTCCTCGACAGCAACGAAAAGGAGCTCGTCACACCCGCCAAAAAGTAA
- a CDS encoding SDR family oxidoreductase yields the protein MKIVVIGGTGLIGSKLVKNLRERGHDAFAAAPSTGVNSITREGLAQAMDGADVVVDVANAPSWEDNAVLEFFETSSRNLLAAEAAAGVRHHVALSIVGSERLPDNGYFRAKVAQENLIKASGMPYTILRATQFFEFVGGIAQAATVGEEIRLSPALIQPMASDDVAAALTDVALAAPVNGTLEVAGPEAMPLDELVRRFLRATQDTRKVVPDVHARYFGDVLDDQSLTPGKNPRLGAIHFEDWLAQSTAQAGR from the coding sequence ATGAAGATTGTCGTCATTGGAGGCACCGGCCTCATCGGATCGAAGCTTGTGAAGAACCTGCGTGAGCGCGGCCATGACGCGTTTGCAGCCGCCCCCAGCACAGGCGTGAACAGCATCACCCGCGAGGGCCTGGCCCAAGCGATGGATGGTGCTGATGTCGTGGTCGACGTGGCGAACGCGCCGTCGTGGGAGGACAACGCCGTCCTCGAGTTTTTTGAAACGTCGAGCCGTAACCTGCTGGCTGCCGAAGCGGCCGCTGGCGTTCGCCATCACGTTGCCCTCTCGATCGTCGGTAGCGAACGGCTTCCTGACAACGGCTATTTCCGGGCGAAGGTCGCGCAGGAAAACCTCATCAAGGCGTCCGGCATGCCTTACACCATCCTGCGTGCCACGCAGTTCTTCGAGTTTGTCGGCGGCATTGCGCAGGCGGCCACCGTCGGCGAGGAGATTCGCCTATCGCCGGCGCTGATCCAGCCGATGGCGTCCGACGACGTAGCGGCGGCGCTCACCGATGTGGCGCTGGCAGCACCGGTCAATGGCACGCTGGAAGTCGCCGGACCCGAGGCCATGCCGCTCGACGAGCTGGTCAGGCGCTTCCTGCGGGCCACCCAGGACACCCGCAAGGTCGTGCCTGACGTGCACGCGCGCTATTTCGGCGACGTTCTCGACGATCAATCGCTGACCCCCGGCAAGAATCCGCGCCTGGGCGCGATCCACTTCGAGGACTGGCTCGCCCAGTCGACGGCCCAGGCGGGGCGCTGA
- a CDS encoding winged helix-turn-helix domain-containing tetratricopeptide repeat protein — protein sequence MQFVFEDYVLDQERRELTLRGQVVPIGPQVFDLLLQLVTSRDRVVSKDDLLKAVWSGRIVSESTITSHINAVRKAIGDTGVEQRLVRTVARKGYRFVGEIRVVEIGEAGQPDWPGIGEHVPVEPKEIPPSALVLPGKPSITVLPFQNLSGDPEQDYFADGMVEDIIAALSRIRWLFVIARNSSFTYKGRAVGAKEVGQELGVRYVLEGSVRKYGNKVRITGQLIDATTGTHIWAERFEGLLDDIFELQDQIAESVVGSIAPQLERVEIERAKRKPTESLDAYDYYLRGTAKLHNGTRDAIEEALRLFYKAIELDPEFASAYGMAAWCHFWRKLNGWMSDRTLEIAEGARLARLAVALTRGGHALGHLAGDIDGGIALLDRARLLNPNLAPAWYLGGILRALRGETDAAIENLTHAMRLSPLDPEMFRMQVGMALAHFFAGRFDCAADWAEKALGNLPSFLPPVALVAASHALSGRMDKAKQAMQHLHELDPSLRVSNLKDWLPIQRPEDLARLADGLRLAGLPE from the coding sequence TTGCAATTCGTGTTTGAAGACTACGTGCTCGACCAGGAACGCCGGGAATTGACCTTGCGCGGACAAGTCGTGCCCATCGGGCCGCAGGTCTTCGATCTGTTGCTGCAACTGGTCACGAGCCGCGATCGCGTCGTCAGCAAGGACGACCTGCTCAAGGCGGTGTGGAGCGGCCGGATCGTCTCGGAGTCGACGATCACCAGCCACATCAATGCGGTTCGCAAGGCCATCGGCGATACCGGCGTGGAGCAGCGCCTTGTTCGGACAGTCGCCCGTAAGGGATACCGCTTCGTCGGGGAGATCAGGGTCGTTGAGATCGGGGAAGCAGGACAGCCCGACTGGCCCGGCATCGGCGAACACGTGCCCGTTGAGCCGAAGGAAATACCACCCTCTGCACTCGTCCTTCCGGGCAAGCCCTCCATCACCGTCTTGCCTTTCCAGAACCTGAGCGGCGATCCGGAGCAGGATTACTTCGCCGACGGCATGGTGGAAGACATCATCGCCGCCCTGTCACGCATCCGCTGGCTGTTCGTCATCGCGCGCAATTCGAGCTTCACCTACAAGGGCCGGGCGGTGGGTGCCAAGGAAGTCGGCCAGGAGCTCGGCGTGCGCTATGTGCTGGAAGGCAGCGTACGCAAGTACGGCAACAAGGTCCGCATCACCGGGCAGTTGATCGACGCGACGACCGGGACGCATATCTGGGCGGAGCGCTTCGAAGGCCTGCTCGACGACATCTTCGAACTGCAGGACCAGATCGCCGAAAGCGTCGTCGGCTCGATCGCACCGCAGCTCGAACGGGTGGAAATCGAGCGCGCCAAGCGCAAACCCACCGAAAGCCTGGACGCCTACGACTATTACCTGCGCGGTACGGCGAAATTGCACAACGGCACCCGGGACGCCATCGAGGAGGCTCTGCGGTTGTTCTACAAGGCCATTGAACTCGATCCGGAGTTTGCCTCGGCCTATGGCATGGCCGCCTGGTGCCACTTCTGGCGCAAGTTGAATGGTTGGATGAGCGACCGAACGCTAGAGATCGCCGAAGGCGCTCGGCTTGCGCGTCTGGCGGTGGCGCTGACTCGCGGTGGACATGCATTGGGTCATCTTGCTGGCGATATCGATGGCGGCATAGCGCTGCTCGACAGGGCACGTCTGCTTAACCCTAACCTCGCCCCGGCCTGGTACCTGGGCGGCATCCTGCGCGCCTTGCGCGGTGAAACAGACGCCGCGATCGAAAACTTGACCCATGCCATGCGCTTGAGTCCGCTGGATCCGGAAATGTTCAGGATGCAGGTGGGGATGGCGCTCGCGCACTTCTTCGCAGGGCGCTTTGATTGCGCTGCGGACTGGGCGGAAAAGGCGTTGGGGAACCTGCCCAGTTTTCTGCCTCCAGTTGCGCTGGTGGCGGCCAGTCATGCGCTCAGCGGACGAATGGACAAAGCGAAACAGGCGATGCAGCACCTACACGAGCTGGATCCATCTTTGCGCGTCTCCAACCTGAAGGACTGGCTGCCAATCCAACGGCCTGAGGATCTTGCGCGGCTCGCGGATGGACTGCGGCTGGCCGGGTTGCCCGAGTGA